A portion of the Clostridium gelidum genome contains these proteins:
- a CDS encoding replication-associated recombination protein A has product MDYMQGSLFENVNRSPLADRVRPRTFEEYIGQEHILGKGKVLRQLVESDNITSMILWGPPGVGKTTLAMIIANMTNAHFITFSAVTTGIKEIKEIMSKAEFSKMMGTRTVIFVDEIHRFNKAQQDAFLPHVEKGNIVLIGATTENPSFEINSALLSRSRVFVLQSLQKEDIIKLLKNVLKDERGYGNGTIDISDELLALIAAYSNGDARTALNVLEIAVMSGEIKGRTTVISKEIVEGCIQKKALLYDKNGEEHYNLISALHKSMRNSDPDAAVYWLARMLEAGEEPLYIARRLIRFASEDIGLSDPRALEMTIAVYNAVHYLGMPECNVNLTQAVVYLSIASKSNALYMAYEKAKTDVQNTIAEGVPLHLRNAPTKLMENLDYGKGYQYAHDSKDKVVNMQCLPENLKDRQYYQPTNQGVEKNIKERLELIKKLKAKTKNTQ; this is encoded by the coding sequence ATGGATTATATGCAGGGATCTCTTTTTGAAAATGTAAATAGATCTCCTTTAGCGGACAGGGTTAGGCCAAGAACATTCGAGGAATACATTGGCCAGGAACATATTTTAGGAAAAGGAAAGGTATTAAGACAACTGGTGGAATCAGACAATATTACTTCTATGATTCTTTGGGGCCCGCCTGGCGTTGGGAAAACTACACTTGCTATGATTATAGCCAATATGACCAACGCACATTTTATAACCTTTAGCGCTGTAACGACAGGAATCAAAGAAATCAAAGAAATCATGTCAAAAGCAGAATTTAGCAAGATGATGGGGACACGAACTGTAATATTTGTTGATGAAATTCACCGTTTTAACAAAGCTCAACAGGATGCATTTCTCCCTCATGTAGAGAAAGGAAATATAGTTCTAATTGGAGCAACTACAGAAAACCCTTCTTTTGAGATTAATTCAGCGTTGCTTTCTAGAAGCAGGGTGTTTGTACTTCAATCTCTACAAAAAGAAGATATTATAAAGTTATTAAAAAATGTATTAAAGGATGAAAGAGGTTATGGAAACGGTACTATTGATATTTCTGATGAGCTTCTTGCCCTAATAGCTGCATACTCCAATGGAGATGCCAGAACTGCCCTTAATGTACTAGAAATAGCAGTGATGAGCGGTGAAATAAAGGGAAGAACTACTGTAATAAGTAAAGAAATTGTGGAAGGATGCATCCAAAAGAAAGCATTGTTATATGATAAAAATGGAGAGGAACACTATAATCTTATATCTGCTCTGCACAAATCTATGCGTAACAGTGACCCGGATGCTGCAGTCTATTGGCTGGCAAGAATGTTAGAAGCTGGTGAAGAACCTTTATACATTGCAAGAAGACTAATCCGGTTTGCTTCAGAAGATATAGGACTTTCTGACCCTAGGGCACTTGAGATGACAATAGCGGTGTATAATGCAGTTCATTATCTTGGCATGCCTGAGTGCAATGTGAATTTAACCCAAGCTGTAGTATATTTATCTATAGCTTCTAAGTCTAATGCACTTTATATGGCTTATGAAAAGGCAAAAACAGATGTTCAAAACACTATTGCAGAAGGAGTTCCTCTACATCTTAGAAATGCACCAACAAAGCTTATGGAAAATCTGGACTATGGTAAGGGTTATCAATATGCTCATGATTCAAAGGATAAAGTAGTGAATATGCAGTGCCTGCCAGAAAATCTGAAAGATAGACAGTATTATCAACCTACGAATCAAGGTGTTGAAAAAAATATAAAGGAACGCTTAGAGCTTATTAAAAAGCTGAAGGCTAAAACAAAAAATACCCAGTAA
- a CDS encoding phage replisome organizer N-terminal domain-containing protein, with protein MRERKYVKFRVDMYNDTKFKIIDRKPERDLIHYVWTRIVTLAGKVNLEGDLYMSKTLPYTIETLAIEFNRDIEQVKLALDVFIELEMVELMEGNIYRVKNFAKHQNIKVKEKIKVTNNEGDIKKEEIKLKENLESKIDNNEVKEFKNEINQNEVENAIHKNGPILLQSKKNSKVNKNKKKASKIEDTDGETEDTKIICFYDSDEGRPLEEGERVVEAWSF; from the coding sequence ATGAGAGAAAGAAAGTACGTAAAATTTAGAGTTGATATGTATAATGATACAAAATTTAAAATAATAGATAGAAAGCCTGAAAGAGATCTTATTCACTATGTTTGGACTAGGATTGTAACTTTGGCTGGCAAGGTTAATTTAGAGGGCGATTTATATATGTCAAAAACCCTTCCATATACAATTGAAACTTTAGCAATAGAATTTAATAGGGATATTGAACAAGTTAAATTAGCATTAGATGTGTTTATAGAATTAGAAATGGTTGAACTTATGGAAGGCAATATTTATAGAGTGAAGAATTTTGCAAAGCATCAAAATATTAAGGTGAAGGAAAAAATTAAAGTTACTAATAACGAGGGAGACATAAAAAAAGAAGAAATTAAGTTAAAAGAAAATTTAGAAAGTAAAATAGATAATAATGAAGTTAAGGAATTTAAAAATGAGATAAATCAAAATGAAGTGGAAAATGCTATACACAAAAATGGTCCTATACTTCTACAGTCGAAAAAGAACAGTAAGGTGAACAAAAATAAGAAAAAAGCTTCGAAAATTGAAGATACTGATGGGGAAACAGAGGATACTAAAATTATTTGTTTTTATGATTCTGATGAAGGAAGACCTTTAGAGGAAGGTGAGCGAGTCGTCGAGGCATGGTCATTTTGA
- a CDS encoding alpha/beta hydrolase — protein MKRTNKILLVGIFALIVTGFFIIKNLTETKGGKINTYIAVNLQLDKILNPKSTNEQSIEDIRERLNNESIKSSKPPIPFSNIKNITVEINSEEIPVRIYTPEGGDMFPIIIYSHGGSWISGNLDTHDNVCRKLSKNTKAIVISVDYRLAPENPFPAGLNDVYNVLQWTNKNAKSINGDENHIAIAGDSAGGNLSAAVCLMAKDKNGPHITCQVLIYPSTNIYELNTQSWSDFSNDFNISKEEMEKYISLYVPQKEDRKNPYVSPLLANEFNQLPDTLVITAEIDPLRDEGEAYGNKLNETEIQSEIIRFNGVTHGFITMDKITNKADEALNQISLYLQNEFKK, from the coding sequence ATGAAAAGGACAAATAAGATTCTATTAGTTGGTATATTTGCACTTATTGTAACAGGCTTTTTTATTATAAAAAACTTAACTGAAACAAAGGGTGGCAAAATCAATACATATATTGCAGTAAACTTACAATTAGATAAAATCCTTAATCCTAAATCAACTAACGAGCAATCCATAGAGGATATTAGAGAAAGATTAAATAATGAGTCTATTAAATCATCTAAACCACCTATACCATTTTCAAATATCAAAAATATTACTGTAGAAATAAACTCTGAAGAAATACCAGTTCGTATATATACACCTGAAGGTGGAGATATGTTTCCTATAATTATTTATTCACACGGTGGTAGCTGGATTTCAGGAAATCTTGATACTCATGACAATGTTTGCAGAAAGCTTTCAAAAAATACAAAAGCAATAGTCATATCAGTAGATTACCGTCTTGCCCCAGAAAATCCTTTTCCTGCTGGACTTAATGATGTATATAATGTACTACAATGGACTAATAAAAATGCAAAAAGTATAAATGGAGATGAAAATCATATTGCTATTGCTGGCGATAGTGCCGGTGGAAATCTTTCAGCAGCAGTTTGCTTAATGGCAAAAGACAAAAATGGTCCTCACATAACTTGTCAGGTATTAATATATCCTTCTACAAACATTTATGAATTAAATACTCAATCTTGGTCTGATTTTTCTAATGACTTTAATATTTCTAAAGAAGAAATGGAAAAATATATTTCATTATATGTACCACAAAAAGAAGATAGAAAAAATCCATATGTCTCTCCTCTTTTGGCAAATGAATTTAATCAATTACCAGATACACTTGTTATAACTGCAGAAATTGATCCTCTTCGAGATGAAGGCGAAGCTTATGGAAATAAATTAAATGAAACAGAAATCCAATCAGAGATTATAAGATTTAATGGTGTTACTCACGGATTTATTACAATGGATAAGATTACAAATAAGGCAGATGAAGCATTAAATCAAATTTCTTTATATCTCCAAAATGAATTTAAAAAATAA
- a CDS encoding MEDS domain-containing protein, whose protein sequence is MKTLCSKCTINHRIEEYKEKLNTSIEERKNNLLDDEVVLISQFLDNFIYKCVSCNRNIQHLSRLNLKNVFGTHTTLYYYGEQHLLVDLYFYIKEGIKNNELIYVSMEENLYNKLLDFLKANKVSIENIKFRSVKELILGHKKGGFIGLKETAISILGNSNIEKYNGLRWIGQPSFAIQGTSEKDFLDMEVDLNIFIKDMNASLLCVYDAYDYIHEGRVINERVIEESLQTHSFILNNFVS, encoded by the coding sequence ATGAAAACTTTATGTAGTAAGTGCACGATTAATCATCGTATTGAAGAGTATAAGGAAAAACTAAATACTAGTATAGAGGAAAGAAAAAATAATTTATTAGATGATGAAGTAGTTCTTATAAGTCAGTTTCTTGATAACTTTATATATAAATGTGTATCTTGTAATAGAAATATACAACATTTATCTAGATTAAACTTAAAAAATGTATTTGGAACACATACAACATTGTATTATTATGGAGAACAACACTTACTTGTAGATTTATACTTTTATATAAAGGAAGGAATAAAAAATAATGAACTTATATACGTTTCTATGGAAGAGAATCTTTATAATAAGTTATTAGATTTTCTTAAGGCTAATAAAGTTTCTATTGAAAATATTAAATTTAGGTCTGTAAAAGAATTAATTTTGGGTCATAAGAAGGGTGGTTTTATTGGCTTAAAAGAAACAGCAATAAGCATTTTAGGAAATAGCAATATTGAAAAATATAATGGGCTAAGATGGATTGGTCAACCAAGTTTTGCGATTCAAGGTACTTCTGAGAAAGACTTTTTAGATATGGAAGTAGACTTGAATATATTTATAAAAGATATGAATGCATCTCTTCTCTGTGTATATGATGCTTATGATTATATTCATGAAGGTAGAGTTATTAATGAAAGAGTTATAGAAGAATCATTACAAACGCATTCATTTATTTTAAACAATTTCGTTTCATAA
- a CDS encoding DUF3800 domain-containing protein, with amino-acid sequence MINIYCDESCHLEMTENNKNEQKIMAIGGITCDAEKVKEINEKIRLIKKNYGINRAEIKWTKVSEPKLEFYKNIIDLFFEEDNLKFRVIIKDKREIYYTQYNHDDIYYIMYFYLLREMISINQENSIYIDKKDTRGGQRVQKLKEYLCHQKMDFDLKLINKIQIVTSSDCELMQLTDIFIGAITYANRLDDHRENTSNTKIELVNYIRLKTGLTLLNTVPISYSKFNIFVWN; translated from the coding sequence ATGATTAATATATATTGTGATGAAAGTTGTCATTTAGAGATGACTGAAAATAATAAAAATGAACAAAAGATAATGGCCATAGGTGGAATTACTTGTGATGCTGAAAAAGTTAAAGAAATAAATGAAAAGATAAGACTTATAAAAAAGAATTATGGAATAAATAGGGCTGAAATTAAATGGACAAAAGTAAGTGAGCCTAAATTAGAATTTTATAAAAATATAATAGATTTATTTTTTGAAGAGGATAATTTGAAATTCAGAGTTATTATAAAAGACAAGCGTGAAATATATTATACTCAATATAATCATGATGATATATATTACATAATGTATTTTTATTTACTTAGAGAAATGATTTCTATAAATCAAGAAAATTCTATATATATAGATAAAAAAGATACACGTGGTGGTCAAAGAGTTCAGAAATTAAAAGAATATTTATGTCACCAAAAGATGGATTTCGATCTAAAATTAATAAATAAAATTCAAATTGTTACTTCTAGTGATTGTGAGTTAATGCAGTTAACAGATATATTTATAGGTGCTATTACTTATGCTAATAGACTAGATGACCATAGAGAAAATACAAGTAATACAAAAATAGAATTAGTAAATTATATAAGACTCAAAACAGGATTGACCTTATTAAATACTGTTCCTATTAGTTATAGTAAGTTTAATATTTTTGTTTGGAATTAG
- a CDS encoding S8 family peptidase, whose amino-acid sequence MKNAKKKLIYFLTSIVVFSFTILPNNTVATAATTGEKNINLVILFNDNSIDKNVKDIVTNAGGKIVNEFPDLGGIEVKCPAKLIPTIKSQNSVQSLSPNHVIKLSNEKTEEFTGSEDDSIFASDNLYQNYQWNIKRVTNNGESFNLESGNHDVVVGIIDSGVDTTHPDLVDNFLGGKNLVPANFGNDSSETGNSDDVTDRLGHGTNVAGIIAANGKTKGVAPNIGFKSYRILNQHGDTNATICSSAIMASVNDGVKVINLSIGAYDLKGKCYWTDPDTGIKYNIGADMAEYSLFKRAIKYATENNVTVIAAAGNESLDCDNNKNLTNYLNSQYGAQGFSYTGLTYEAPGDIKNVITVSATGKDDRFASYTNYGKKFIDISAPGGDIFESSDISDMCLTTAINSDYTWIQGTSISAPEVSAVAALIICKNNDITPKQVAKKIYKTADKLDNNNSSKYYGAGIVNAYKAIQ is encoded by the coding sequence ATGAAAAACGCAAAAAAAAAACTAATATATTTCTTAACCAGTATAGTTGTTTTTAGTTTTACTATATTACCTAATAATACTGTAGCTACTGCTGCAACTACAGGTGAGAAAAATATAAATTTAGTAATTTTATTTAATGACAATAGTATTGATAAAAATGTAAAAGATATTGTAACTAATGCTGGAGGCAAAATTGTAAATGAGTTTCCTGACTTAGGAGGAATTGAAGTCAAATGTCCTGCTAAACTAATACCTACAATTAAATCCCAAAATAGTGTACAATCCTTATCTCCAAACCATGTAATTAAACTGTCAAATGAAAAAACAGAAGAATTTACGGGTTCAGAAGATGACTCTATATTTGCATCTGATAATTTATATCAAAATTATCAATGGAATATAAAAAGAGTTACTAATAATGGTGAAAGTTTTAATTTGGAATCAGGAAATCATGATGTCGTTGTCGGAATTATAGACTCTGGTGTAGATACAACTCACCCCGATTTAGTTGATAATTTTTTAGGCGGAAAAAACTTAGTTCCAGCCAACTTTGGAAATGATTCATCTGAAACTGGAAATTCAGATGATGTAACTGATAGATTAGGGCATGGAACAAATGTTGCTGGAATAATTGCTGCGAATGGTAAAACAAAAGGTGTTGCTCCAAACATTGGTTTCAAAAGTTATCGTATTTTAAATCAGCATGGAGACACCAATGCCACAATTTGTTCATCAGCGATAATGGCTTCAGTTAATGATGGAGTGAAAGTTATTAATTTGAGTATTGGTGCTTATGATTTAAAGGGGAAATGTTACTGGACTGATCCTGATACAGGCATTAAATATAACATAGGTGCTGACATGGCTGAATATTCATTATTTAAAAGAGCAATTAAATATGCTACTGAAAATAATGTTACAGTTATTGCTGCTGCTGGAAATGAATCACTAGATTGTGATAATAACAAAAATTTAACTAACTATCTTAATTCACAATATGGTGCTCAGGGATTTAGCTATACTGGATTAACATATGAAGCACCTGGTGATATTAAAAATGTTATAACTGTTTCAGCAACTGGAAAAGATGATAGGTTTGCATCATACACAAATTATGGAAAAAAGTTTATAGATATATCAGCACCTGGAGGCGATATATTTGAATCATCTGATATCTCAGATATGTGCTTAACAACAGCTATTAATTCTGATTATACTTGGATACAAGGAACGTCTATTTCAGCTCCAGAAGTATCAGCTGTAGCGGCTCTTATCATTTGCAAAAATAATGATATTACTCCAAAACAAGTAGCAAAAAAAATATATAAAACTGCTGACAAATTAGATAATAATAACTCTAGTAAATACTATGGTGCTGGAATAGTTAATGCATATAAAGCTATACAATAA
- a CDS encoding replication initiation protein produces MNILESTERKTKVSNYILKNMFANYTEIQIKFFMMVINKAVSAHYAKTTEENRDDIYNYASQEITMSLDFIKKYKGKKHMTKIEIMDTMESLHIVLRLINADGYLETLSAIEKITYEHDKEQFRIILTDEAMEYLILVSENYSCLDLEFLKDLRGKYEMGLYMIHCMYNELKQKSKYYTIEELQDFLNITSGGQTRDTLRYIDSAKEKLKDRGLKLDYEISKRGKKITDIVFRFRQKNHGNI; encoded by the coding sequence ATGAATATATTGGAAAGTACTGAAAGAAAAACAAAAGTTAGTAATTATATATTAAAAAATATGTTTGCTAATTATACAGAAATACAAATAAAATTCTTTATGATGGTTATTAATAAGGCTGTATCAGCACATTATGCAAAGACTACAGAAGAAAACAGAGACGATATATATAATTATGCTAGTCAAGAAATAACAATGTCATTAGACTTTATAAAAAAATATAAGGGTAAAAAGCATATGACTAAAATAGAAATAATGGATACAATGGAAAGTCTACATATTGTATTAAGATTAATAAATGCTGATGGCTACTTGGAAACACTTTCTGCTATTGAAAAAATAACATATGAACATGATAAAGAACAATTCAGAATAATATTGACAGACGAAGCAATGGAATACTTGATATTAGTTTCTGAAAATTATAGTTGCTTAGATTTAGAGTTTTTAAAAGACTTAAGGGGTAAATATGAAATGGGTCTGTATATGATTCATTGCATGTATAATGAGCTTAAGCAGAAAAGCAAATATTATACTATTGAAGAACTTCAAGACTTCTTAAACATAACTAGTGGTGGTCAAACAAGAGATACTTTAAGATACATAGATAGTGCCAAAGAAAAGTTAAAAGATAGAGGCCTAAAATTGGATTATGAAATAAGCAAGAGAGGCAAAAAAATTACTGACATTGTTTTTAGATTTAGGCAAAAAAACCACGGTAATATATAA
- a CDS encoding recombinase family protein, with amino-acid sequence MILGYMRISTQKEKQTTDRQRITLEQYATDNKFKFDEILEERISGTISANKRPIYNELKAKIRKDDILIITDVDRLGRNADDVIMEFKKLKADGIRVIALDTPYLNEWEKVQDSSIYNMIADIFITLKAHMAQQEREKTVQRINQGLDVARAKGKVLGRPKTELPKDLKKQYDKFKNGDYGDMSATGFAKVIGIGRSTLYKYINIIEGKNV; translated from the coding sequence ATGATATTGGGGTATATGAGAATAAGCACACAAAAGGAAAAGCAAACTACAGATCGTCAAAGAATAACTTTAGAGCAGTACGCAACAGATAATAAATTTAAGTTTGATGAAATACTAGAAGAAAGAATATCTGGGACTATATCAGCAAATAAAAGACCTATATACAATGAATTAAAAGCTAAGATAAGGAAAGATGATATATTAATCATTACTGATGTTGATAGGCTAGGGCGTAACGCTGATGATGTTATTATGGAATTTAAGAAGTTAAAGGCTGATGGTATTAGAGTTATTGCATTAGATACTCCATATCTGAATGAATGGGAAAAGGTTCAAGATAGTTCAATCTATAACATGATAGCTGATATATTTATCACTTTAAAGGCTCATATGGCTCAACAGGAGAGAGAAAAGACAGTTCAACGTATAAATCAAGGTTTGGATGTTGCAAGGGCAAAAGGGAAGGTATTAGGAAGACCAAAAACAGAACTACCAAAAGACTTAAAAAAACAATATGATAAATTTAAAAATGGTGATTATGGTGATATGTCGGCTACAGGATTTGCAAAGGTAATAGGGATTGGAAGAAGTACTCTTTATAAATACATTAATATTATAGAGGGTAAAAATGTTTAA